One Sphingomicrobium marinum genomic window carries:
- a CDS encoding primosomal protein N': protein MRRCRVVTLNAALGPLDYKVPDGLDVAPGDIVVVPLGPRQLHAVVWEAERLPTEEVGDNRLRPLLSKEDVPPIPTKLRRLAEWTADYYLSPLASVLRMILPGAAFATPRQLVEYKLTGTVPDRMTPQREQAIEKLEGRQGSVRELARHAEVSDGVIRGLVKVAALEPVAVDADAPFPLPDPDFAPPTLSEEQEGAAKQLRDAIGDGFQPILLDGVTGSGKTEVYFDAVAEALRQDRQVLVLLPEIALTEPFLSRFTKRFGCEPVAWHSDLRASERRRAWRAIADGSAKVVVGARSSLFLPYANLGLIVVDEAHEASFKQEEGVQYHARDVAVMRGHFEEFPIILASATPAIETKHMVEIGRYAEVTLTERHAEAQMPDIRAVDLTQDPPLRQHWLAPSLIKEIDANMEAGEQTLLFLNRRGFAPLTLCRTCGHRFQCPNCTAWMVEHRLMHRLACHHCGHVMPPPAACPECGEEDTLVACGPGVERIADEVAELYPDARTAVVTSDTIWSPARAAEFVRAMEAGEIDIVIGTQLVTKGYHFPNLTLVGVIDADLGLQGGDLRAAERSFQQISQVAGRAGRGDKPGRVLVQTHDPSAPVIEALVSGDGPAFFEAETEARRAAAMPPFGRLAGIIVSAEDQGDAERVAAEIGRAKPTIEGMAVYGPAPAPLAMLRGRHRQRLLVHAERKLDVQAVIRDWLGALDWPAKVRVSVDVDPYSFV from the coding sequence GTGAGACGCTGCCGCGTTGTTACCCTCAATGCGGCATTGGGGCCGCTAGACTACAAGGTTCCTGACGGCCTCGACGTCGCGCCCGGCGATATCGTGGTGGTGCCATTGGGCCCGCGCCAGTTGCACGCCGTCGTCTGGGAAGCCGAGCGCCTCCCCACCGAAGAAGTCGGCGACAATCGCCTCCGCCCGCTCCTGTCCAAGGAAGACGTCCCCCCAATTCCTACAAAACTGCGCCGCCTCGCCGAGTGGACCGCCGACTATTATCTTTCGCCGCTGGCCAGCGTGCTGCGCATGATCCTGCCCGGCGCCGCCTTCGCCACCCCGCGCCAGCTGGTCGAATACAAGCTGACGGGCACCGTTCCCGACCGCATGACGCCGCAGCGCGAACAGGCCATCGAGAAGCTCGAGGGCCGCCAAGGCAGCGTGCGCGAACTCGCCCGCCATGCCGAGGTGTCGGATGGGGTCATTCGCGGATTGGTGAAAGTCGCCGCGCTCGAACCGGTCGCGGTCGATGCCGATGCGCCCTTCCCGCTCCCCGATCCCGACTTCGCCCCGCCGACGCTGAGTGAGGAGCAGGAGGGCGCGGCCAAGCAGCTTCGCGACGCGATCGGCGACGGCTTCCAGCCGATCCTGCTCGACGGCGTTACCGGATCGGGCAAGACCGAGGTCTATTTCGATGCCGTCGCCGAGGCGCTCAGGCAGGACCGCCAAGTCCTCGTCCTCCTCCCCGAGATTGCGCTGACCGAGCCTTTCCTGTCGCGCTTCACCAAGCGCTTCGGGTGCGAACCGGTGGCCTGGCATTCGGACCTTCGCGCCTCGGAGCGTCGCCGCGCCTGGCGGGCGATCGCGGATGGATCGGCCAAGGTCGTGGTCGGCGCGCGCTCCTCGCTGTTCCTGCCTTATGCCAATCTCGGCCTGATCGTGGTCGACGAGGCGCACGAGGCAAGCTTCAAGCAGGAAGAAGGCGTCCAGTATCACGCCCGCGATGTCGCGGTGATGCGCGGGCATTTTGAGGAATTCCCGATCATCCTCGCCTCGGCTACGCCCGCCATCGAGACCAAGCACATGGTCGAAATCGGGCGCTATGCCGAAGTCACGCTGACCGAGCGACATGCCGAAGCGCAGATGCCCGACATCCGCGCGGTCGACCTGACGCAAGACCCACCGCTCAGGCAGCACTGGCTCGCGCCGTCGCTGATCAAGGAAATCGACGCCAACATGGAAGCGGGCGAGCAGACCTTGCTTTTCCTCAACCGGCGGGGCTTCGCGCCGCTCACCTTGTGCCGCACCTGCGGGCATCGATTCCAGTGCCCCAACTGCACCGCCTGGATGGTCGAACACCGGCTGATGCATCGCCTTGCGTGCCATCATTGCGGGCATGTCATGCCGCCGCCCGCGGCCTGCCCCGAATGCGGCGAGGAAGATACGCTGGTCGCTTGCGGGCCCGGGGTCGAGCGCATCGCCGACGAGGTCGCTGAGTTGTATCCTGACGCGCGCACCGCGGTCGTCACCTCGGACACCATCTGGAGCCCCGCGCGCGCCGCCGAGTTCGTCCGCGCGATGGAGGCCGGCGAGATCGATATCGTGATCGGTACGCAATTGGTGACGAAGGGATACCACTTCCCAAACCTCACGCTGGTCGGCGTGATCGACGCGGATCTGGGGCTACAAGGCGGCGATCTTCGCGCCGCCGAGCGCAGTTTCCAGCAGATCAGCCAGGTCGCAGGGCGCGCCGGGCGCGGCGACAAGCCGGGCCGGGTGCTGGTACAAACCCACGATCCCAGCGCGCCCGTCATCGAGGCGCTGGTGTCGGGCGATGGACCCGCTTTCTTCGAAGCCGAGACGGAGGCCCGCCGCGCCGCCGCAATGCCGCCTTTCGGCCGCCTCGCCGGCATCATCGTGAGCGCCGAAGATCAGGGCGATGCCGAGCGCGTCGCCGCCGAAATCGGCCGCGCCAAACCGACCATCGAGGGCATGGCGGTGTATGGCCCCGCCCCTGCCCCGCTCGCCATGCTGCGCGGTCGCCACCGCCAGCGGCTGCTCGTCCATGCCGAGCGCAAGCTGGACGTGCAGGCGGTGATTCGAGATTGGCTGGGCGCGCTCGATTGGCCCGCCAAGGTCCGCGTCAGCGTGGATGTCGATCCGTACAGTTTTGTTTGA
- a CDS encoding tetratricopeptide repeat protein: MNKFLKSALVAGAATMAMASPAFADWYEIKTDQFVVYSVAKQDQAVEFAELMERFDRAMRITQNIPFDPAKSDAQRVTVFHWGDGNDIAKLATGVRAAGVRGFYIPRAGNPVAYSPIRGDGIRRSHGSRRMIKSDTKLDPVSVLKHEYVHSFMLQHFPATYPSWYVEGFAEFYGQTDFLEDGSFHLGNPPQYRSDFLKRGPSYHVEKMFETDRKLTGLDQAGWYAFGWLLIHHLTFSEERKGQLENYLARIQKGEASMDAAKAAFGDLDKLNRDVQRHLKGDLPGYNVKPAEFQEPEVTVRKLTDAEEDVIEYRMRSWRGVDEDEAKNIQSALRGKANLSSDSIIVAMTVAEAEFDAKDYVAAERAAQRALEIDPMHSKAHLYLGRIDAAQAEDLHDDNAGSGAAKFEEARAHFLDAYAADKHDPLPLFEYYQSFKDADEAPSNQALVALETAYVMAPYDIGIRSTLVRQLASEGKAGLAADLMTPIVFAPHGNEDLGTLREAMEKLRNGEEEEGLAMIEEQYRKWEWEREQEEEDS, encoded by the coding sequence GTGAATAAGTTTCTGAAGTCCGCGCTCGTTGCCGGTGCGGCGACCATGGCGATGGCCAGTCCGGCCTTTGCCGACTGGTATGAGATCAAGACCGACCAGTTCGTCGTCTATTCGGTTGCCAAGCAGGATCAGGCCGTCGAATTCGCCGAGCTGATGGAGCGCTTCGACCGCGCCATGCGCATCACGCAGAACATTCCCTTCGATCCGGCGAAGAGCGACGCCCAGCGCGTCACCGTGTTCCATTGGGGCGATGGCAACGACATTGCCAAGCTTGCCACCGGGGTTCGTGCCGCTGGCGTTCGCGGCTTCTACATCCCGCGCGCGGGTAATCCCGTCGCCTATTCGCCGATCCGCGGTGACGGCATCCGTCGGTCGCATGGCAGCCGACGAATGATCAAGAGCGATACCAAGCTCGATCCCGTCAGCGTTCTCAAGCACGAATATGTACACAGCTTCATGCTGCAGCATTTTCCGGCGACCTACCCGAGCTGGTATGTCGAAGGGTTTGCCGAGTTCTACGGTCAGACCGACTTCCTCGAGGATGGCAGCTTCCATCTTGGCAACCCGCCGCAATATCGCAGCGATTTCCTCAAGCGTGGGCCGAGCTACCACGTGGAAAAGATGTTCGAGACCGATCGCAAGCTTACCGGCCTCGACCAGGCGGGCTGGTATGCATTCGGCTGGTTGCTCATCCATCACCTGACGTTTTCGGAGGAGCGCAAGGGCCAGCTGGAAAATTACCTGGCGCGCATTCAGAAGGGCGAAGCCAGCATGGACGCGGCCAAGGCAGCCTTCGGCGATCTCGACAAGCTGAACCGTGATGTCCAACGCCATCTCAAGGGCGACCTGCCCGGCTACAACGTGAAACCGGCCGAATTCCAGGAACCCGAGGTCACCGTCCGCAAGCTTACCGACGCCGAAGAAGACGTAATCGAATATCGCATGCGTTCCTGGCGCGGTGTCGACGAGGACGAAGCGAAAAACATCCAGTCGGCTTTGCGCGGTAAGGCCAACCTGTCTTCTGACAGCATCATCGTTGCGATGACAGTCGCCGAAGCCGAATTTGACGCCAAGGATTATGTCGCCGCCGAACGCGCCGCCCAGCGCGCTCTCGAAATCGACCCGATGCATTCAAAGGCGCATCTTTACCTCGGCCGGATCGACGCGGCGCAGGCCGAAGACCTGCATGACGACAATGCCGGTTCGGGCGCGGCCAAGTTCGAAGAGGCGCGCGCGCACTTCCTCGACGCCTATGCTGCCGACAAGCACGATCCGCTGCCGTTGTTCGAATATTATCAAAGCTTCAAGGATGCCGACGAAGCACCGTCGAACCAGGCGCTCGTGGCGCTCGAAACAGCTTACGTGATGGCACCCTACGACATCGGGATCCGTTCGACGCTGGTGCGCCAGCTTGCCAGCGAAGGAAAGGCCGGCCTGGCCGCCGACCTGATGACCCCGATCGTCTTTGCACCGCATGGCAACGAAGATCTCGGCACCCTGCGCGAAGCGATGGAGAAGCTGCGCAATGGCGAGGAAGAAGAAGGTCTCGCCATGATCGAGGAACAGTATCGCAAGTGGGAGTGGGAGCGCGAGCAGGAAGAGGAAGACAGCTAG
- the purC gene encoding phosphoribosylaminoimidazolesuccinocarboxamide synthase: MARRRQIYEGKAKILYEGPEPGTIIQYFKDDATAFNAQKKGEIAGKGVINNRISERIFTALGGIGVPTHFIKRLNMREQLVREVEIVPLEVIVRNYAAGTIAKRLGLTEGERLPRTVIEYCYKKDELGDPLVSEEHIACFGWASQEEMNDIADMAIRINDFMSGMFAGIGIKLVDFKLEFGRLWDNDFSRIILADEISPDSCRLWDAETDKKLDKDRFRQDLGDVADAYQEVARRLGLLKDDKGEEGAVLDFDEHRNKRGK, encoded by the coding sequence ATGGCACGGCGGCGGCAGATTTACGAAGGCAAGGCGAAGATCCTCTATGAGGGTCCCGAACCCGGCACCATCATCCAGTATTTCAAGGACGATGCGACCGCCTTCAACGCGCAGAAAAAAGGCGAAATCGCCGGCAAGGGCGTGATCAACAACCGCATTTCCGAGCGCATCTTTACCGCGCTTGGCGGCATCGGCGTCCCCACCCACTTCATCAAGCGCCTCAACATGCGCGAGCAGCTGGTGCGCGAAGTCGAAATCGTGCCCTTGGAAGTGATCGTGCGCAATTATGCCGCGGGCACCATCGCCAAGCGCCTCGGCCTCACCGAGGGCGAGCGCCTGCCCCGCACCGTGATCGAATATTGCTACAAGAAGGATGAGCTGGGCGACCCGCTCGTCTCCGAAGAGCATATCGCCTGCTTCGGCTGGGCCAGCCAGGAAGAGATGAACGACATCGCCGACATGGCGATCCGCATCAACGACTTCATGAGCGGCATGTTCGCGGGTATCGGCATCAAGCTGGTTGATTTCAAACTGGAATTCGGCCGCCTGTGGGACAATGATTTTTCGCGCATCATCCTCGCCGATGAAATCAGCCCCGACAGCTGCCGCCTGTGGGACGCCGAGACCGACAAGAAATTGGACAAGGACCGTTTTCGCCAGGACCTCGGCGATGTCGCAGATGCCTACCAGGAAGTCGCCCGCCGCCTTGGCCTCCTGAAGGACGACAAAGGCGAAGAAGGCGCCGTCCTCGACTTTGACGAACACCGGAACAAGCGCGGCAAGTGA